In the genome of Saccharomonospora viridis DSM 43017, one region contains:
- a CDS encoding alpha/beta hydrolase: MAGLMRRVVAAAAGMVVAALLAPSAAGATTTDADITQTGGTGPYPASYETVPDLPNHTAYRPNSLPTDETLPIVAWGNGACRADGTWFENILTEFASHGFLVIANGKPNGSGQTSPDMLLEAVDWAIAENANPTSKFHGRIDTANIAVMGQSCGGLETMEVADDPRITTTVMWNSGIINPLDKRQLRRLHAPIAYFVGGPSDIAYRNAMDDWERLPAGLPAFMGNLDVGHSGTYAEPNGGEFGRVGSNWLKWRLKGDATARAEFVGPDCGLCSTEWDVQQKNLS; encoded by the coding sequence ATGGCAGGACTGATGCGGCGGGTCGTCGCCGCGGCGGCCGGGATGGTCGTCGCCGCGCTACTCGCCCCCAGCGCAGCCGGTGCGACGACCACCGACGCGGACATCACACAGACCGGTGGGACAGGACCGTACCCGGCGAGCTACGAAACCGTGCCCGACCTTCCGAACCACACCGCCTATCGCCCGAACTCCCTGCCCACCGACGAGACGTTGCCGATCGTCGCGTGGGGCAACGGCGCGTGCCGCGCGGACGGCACCTGGTTCGAGAACATCCTCACCGAATTCGCTTCGCACGGATTCCTGGTGATCGCCAACGGTAAGCCGAACGGTTCGGGACAGACGTCGCCGGACATGCTCCTCGAGGCGGTCGACTGGGCCATCGCGGAGAACGCGAACCCGACCAGTAAGTTCCACGGCCGGATCGACACCGCCAACATCGCGGTGATGGGTCAGTCCTGCGGCGGTTTGGAGACCATGGAGGTCGCCGACGACCCGCGCATCACCACGACCGTGATGTGGAACAGCGGGATCATCAACCCGCTCGACAAGCGGCAGCTGCGACGCCTGCACGCGCCCATCGCCTACTTCGTCGGCGGCCCGTCCGACATCGCCTACCGCAACGCCATGGACGACTGGGAGCGGTTGCCGGCCGGTCTACCCGCGTTCATGGGCAACCTGGACGTCGGCCACTCCGGCACCTACGCCGAGCCCAACGGCGGTGAATTCGGTCGTGTCGGGTCGAACTGGTTGAAGTGGCGGCTGAAGGGTGACGCGACCGCTCGCGCGGAGTTCGTCGGCCCCGACTGCGGGCTGTGTTCGACCGAATGGGACGTGCAGCAGAAGAATCTGTCCTGA
- a CDS encoding C39 family peptidase — protein sequence MRRSLLSFALAVVTALATVTVSPPAAASTGEEEIDYHEWSGITAFRTGQTDGVRATGRGLRLVRPTGVEDGVEYGTWTSPWYAPGFDATELIASWNATTPAGTWVTIEASARTDSGEHTAWYVLGRWAFGDGDIERTTVAGQRDEHAAVYVDTLAAAEGVKFRSYRLRITLHRLESSSATPLVRSVGAMTSNVPDRFEVPISQPDVARGIELPVPRYAQNLHSGNYPEYGGGGQNWCSPTSTEMVVEYWGRGPSPSELSWLPDDYVDPTVAHAARHTYDYSYEGTGNWPFNTAYAAHYGLHGHVTRLHSLAELERYVARGIPVITSVSFLESELDGAGYGTNGHLMVVVGFTDEGDVIVNDPASNTTEGVRNVYRREQFETVWQRTKRHTADGGVAGGPGGIAYIIHP from the coding sequence ATGCGCAGGAGTCTGCTGTCGTTCGCCCTCGCCGTCGTCACGGCCCTCGCGACGGTGACGGTGTCCCCTCCCGCCGCGGCGAGCACGGGCGAGGAGGAGATCGACTATCACGAGTGGTCCGGTATCACGGCATTCCGCACCGGCCAGACCGACGGCGTGCGCGCCACCGGACGCGGACTGCGACTGGTCCGGCCGACGGGGGTGGAGGACGGCGTCGAGTACGGCACGTGGACCTCGCCGTGGTACGCACCCGGGTTCGACGCCACCGAGCTGATCGCCTCATGGAACGCCACCACCCCCGCGGGGACCTGGGTGACGATCGAGGCCAGCGCGCGCACCGACTCCGGCGAACACACGGCCTGGTACGTCCTCGGCAGGTGGGCGTTCGGGGACGGCGACATCGAACGCACCACGGTGGCCGGACAACGCGACGAGCACGCCGCCGTCTACGTGGACACCCTCGCCGCGGCCGAGGGGGTGAAGTTCCGGTCGTATCGACTGCGGATCACTCTGCATCGCCTCGAATCCTCGTCAGCCACCCCTTTGGTGCGCTCGGTCGGCGCCATGACGTCAAACGTCCCCGACCGCTTCGAGGTTCCGATCTCCCAGCCCGACGTGGCCCGCGGGATCGAACTCCCGGTTCCGCGGTACGCCCAGAACCTGCACTCCGGCAACTATCCCGAGTACGGCGGGGGCGGCCAGAACTGGTGCAGCCCCACGTCGACGGAGATGGTGGTCGAGTACTGGGGCCGCGGCCCCAGTCCCAGCGAGTTGTCCTGGCTGCCCGACGACTACGTCGACCCCACGGTGGCGCACGCCGCCCGCCACACCTACGACTACTCCTACGAGGGCACCGGCAACTGGCCGTTCAACACCGCCTACGCCGCGCACTACGGGCTGCACGGGCACGTCACCCGCCTGCACTCGCTGGCCGAACTCGAACGGTACGTGGCCCGGGGCATCCCGGTGATCACGTCCGTGTCGTTCCTCGAAAGCGAGCTCGACGGAGCCGGATACGGCACCAACGGACATCTCATGGTGGTGGTCGGCTTCACCGACGAAGGGGACGTCATCGTCAACGACCCCGCTTCGAACACCACCGAAGGTGTGCGCAACGTGTACCGACGGGAACAGTTCGAGACCGTGTGGCAGCGCACGAAGCGCCACACCGCCGACGGCGGCGTGGCGGGTGGCCCCGGCGGGATCGCCTACATCATCCACCCCTGA
- a CDS encoding UbiA family prenyltransferase, producing the protein MRGTGARVSALVRASHPEPTVAVTAVAMGLAVSLGRDGAGVAAVAVAVLSGQLSIGWLNDAVDAARDSLTGRADKPIATRAISRRTVTAATVVAALVCVPVSLASGVLAGTTHLLAVASGWAYNLGVKSTPFSVVPYALAFGLLPTFVVLGLPGSPPPPWWLPVAGALLGAGAHFANVLPDLADDAVTGVRGLPHRLGATGSRMAAGVLLLAASVVLAAAAPVAVFVALCVPVLAAVVLTTGFLAGRRDGSRAPFRAVLVVAVVDVALLLTAGHAVVA; encoded by the coding sequence GTGCGAGGAACCGGAGCGCGTGTGTCCGCTTTGGTGCGCGCGAGCCATCCGGAACCCACGGTGGCGGTCACCGCGGTCGCCATGGGACTGGCGGTGAGTCTCGGTCGTGACGGCGCCGGTGTGGCGGCCGTGGCGGTGGCGGTGCTGTCCGGCCAGTTGTCGATCGGGTGGCTCAACGACGCCGTGGACGCGGCCCGGGACAGCCTGACCGGACGGGCAGACAAGCCCATCGCGACGCGCGCGATCTCCCGACGCACCGTGACGGCGGCGACCGTCGTGGCCGCACTCGTGTGCGTGCCCGTCTCACTCGCCTCCGGTGTGCTGGCGGGCACGACCCACCTGCTGGCCGTCGCGTCGGGTTGGGCCTACAACCTCGGCGTCAAGTCGACCCCGTTCTCGGTGGTGCCCTACGCCCTCGCTTTTGGACTGTTGCCCACGTTCGTGGTGCTCGGCCTTCCCGGGTCCCCTCCCCCACCGTGGTGGCTCCCGGTGGCCGGGGCGTTGTTGGGAGCGGGAGCGCATTTCGCCAATGTCCTGCCCGATCTGGCGGACGACGCGGTCACGGGCGTGCGTGGGCTGCCGCATCGGCTCGGCGCCACCGGCAGTCGGATGGCGGCGGGTGTGTTGCTGCTGGCCGCCTCGGTCGTCCTCGCCGCGGCCGCGCCGGTCGCGGTGTTCGTGGCGCTCTGCGTCCCGGTACTGGCGGCGGTGGTGTTGACGACCGGGTTCCTCGCCGGGCGGCGGGACGGCTCCCGAGCGCCCTTTCGAGCGGTGCTGGTCGTGGCCGTGGTCGACGTGGCCTTGTTGCTCACGGCCGGTCACGCGGTCGTGGCATAG
- a CDS encoding methyltransferase domain-containing protein — protein sequence MVALHGVQTRRRSHGDAVDAVARRNDPRQYDEFAAEWWRPRGAFAMLHWLAAARAELIPPAPRPDAVLVDLGCGAGLLSPHLSGKGYRHIGIDLTASALAQAADHGVTPVRGDVQRVPLADGCADVVTAGEILEHVTDVRTAVGEACRLLRPGGLLVIDTLAATAVGRFLAVTLAERLPGGPPRGIHDPALFVDRSMLVRTCAEHGVTLRLRGIRPSLTDLLRWWTGRTDHVRMCRTPSTAVLFQAVGRRG from the coding sequence GTGGTTGCCTTGCACGGCGTGCAGACACGGCGGCGATCCCACGGCGATGCGGTCGACGCGGTCGCCCGCCGCAACGATCCGAGACAGTACGACGAATTCGCGGCGGAATGGTGGCGTCCGCGTGGTGCGTTCGCGATGCTGCACTGGCTGGCCGCCGCTCGCGCCGAGCTGATACCACCGGCCCCGCGACCCGACGCGGTCCTCGTCGACCTCGGTTGCGGAGCTGGACTGTTGAGCCCGCACCTGAGCGGTAAGGGTTACCGGCACATCGGGATCGACCTCACCGCATCGGCGTTGGCCCAGGCGGCCGACCACGGGGTGACCCCCGTTCGGGGGGATGTGCAGCGCGTGCCCCTGGCCGACGGTTGCGCCGACGTGGTCACCGCAGGGGAGATCCTCGAGCACGTGACCGACGTGCGCACCGCGGTCGGCGAAGCCTGCCGACTCCTGCGCCCCGGCGGACTGCTGGTGATCGACACTCTGGCCGCGACGGCGGTGGGACGGTTCCTGGCGGTCACGCTGGCCGAACGGCTTCCCGGTGGTCCGCCCCGCGGCATCCACGACCCCGCGTTGTTCGTCGACCGCTCCATGCTCGTCCGGACGTGCGCCGAACACGGGGTGACCCTGCGGTTGCGCGGGATCCGGCCCAGCCTGACCGATCTGCTGCGCTGGTGGACCGGCCGCACGGACCACGTGCGGATGTGTCGGACACCGAGTACGGCGGTCCTGTTCCAAGCGGTGGGGCGGCGCGGATGA
- a CDS encoding type III polyketide synthase — translation MVNTAHITGFGIALPDPVDQDTLWDGYFARHFAEVPVAGRLFRGAQVRRRHAVVNPVLEDASTWSTGTRMRRYEQEAPSLGATALSAALADSGLSPGEVGLFAVASCTGYTTPGVDIRLSAEFGLPADAQRLVIGHMGCYAALPGLGAVTDFVLARGKPALLLCLELTSLHVQPPTKDVDQVVAHSLFSDAAAAVVVQPGSPRSRSALTVVDVTALTDATTSDHMTWNVTDLGFRMGLSPRVPDALARHVGPTITGLLGRHGLTTADVDAWAVHPGGPRVLDTVAEALALPADALTTSRRVLAEHGNCSSATVLLVLHALRASGRPRPGRYGVAMAFGPGLTLYAALVQAT, via the coding sequence ATGGTGAACACCGCGCACATCACCGGTTTCGGCATCGCCCTGCCCGATCCCGTCGACCAGGACACGCTGTGGGACGGGTATTTCGCCCGCCACTTCGCCGAGGTCCCGGTGGCGGGACGGCTGTTCCGCGGCGCCCAGGTACGTCGGCGACACGCCGTGGTCAATCCCGTCCTCGAGGACGCCTCGACGTGGTCCACGGGGACCCGGATGCGACGGTACGAGCAGGAGGCGCCTTCGCTCGGTGCGACGGCGTTGTCGGCCGCGCTGGCCGACAGCGGGCTGTCACCGGGTGAGGTCGGGTTGTTCGCGGTCGCCTCCTGCACCGGGTACACCACCCCCGGGGTGGACATCCGGTTGTCCGCCGAGTTCGGCCTGCCCGCCGATGCGCAACGGTTGGTGATCGGACACATGGGCTGTTACGCCGCGTTACCCGGACTGGGCGCGGTCACCGACTTCGTCCTGGCCCGGGGCAAACCGGCGTTGCTGCTGTGCCTGGAGTTGACCTCCCTGCACGTGCAACCCCCCACGAAGGACGTGGACCAGGTGGTGGCGCACTCGTTGTTCAGTGACGCGGCGGCCGCGGTGGTCGTGCAGCCGGGGTCCCCGCGCTCGCGAAGCGCGCTCACGGTGGTCGACGTCACGGCACTGACCGATGCGACCACCTCCGACCACATGACCTGGAATGTCACCGACCTGGGGTTTCGCATGGGGCTCTCCCCTCGGGTGCCCGACGCGCTGGCCCGACACGTCGGGCCGACGATCACCGGGCTGCTCGGCCGGCACGGCCTGACCACGGCCGACGTGGACGCCTGGGCCGTGCATCCCGGTGGTCCTCGCGTGTTGGACACCGTGGCGGAGGCGTTGGCGCTGCCCGCGGACGCGTTGACGACCTCTCGGCGGGTGCTGGCCGAGCACGGCAACTGTTCCTCGGCCACGGTGCTTCTCGTGCTGCACGCGTTGCGCGCCTCCGGGCGGCCCCGGCCCGGACGGTACGGGGTCGCGATGGCCTTCGGTCCCGGGTTGACCCTCTACGCCGCTTTGGTCCAGGCGACCTGA
- the htpG gene encoding molecular chaperone HtpG: MVHSIYSNKDVFLRELISNASDALDKLRLEAFRNKDLEVEIDDLHIDLEVDRAARTLTVRDNGIGMSRDEVVGLIGTIAKSGTAELIQKLREAKNTDGAASADLIGQFGVGFYSAFMVADTVTLVTKKAGQAEATRWSSDGAGTYTVETIADSESVPHGTAVTLHLKPEDTEDQLHDYTDERTLRDIVRRYSDFVTWPIRLETEKTEDGKTTRRWETINSRKALWARPKDEVSEEEYREFYKHISHDWLDPLRTITVKAEGTFEYQALLFLPSRAPMDLYYRDAKRGVQLYVKRVFIMDNCEALIPDYLRFVKGVVDAQDLSLNVSREILQQDRHIQLMRRRLVKKVLGSIKEMMADDRGRYDTFWREFGRVVKEGLVEDPDNRKAILDIASFASTHHSEDLTTLRDYLDRAKDDQEHIYYLTGASRSVIENSPHMEAFRAKGLEVLILTDPIDEFWVEQVGEYEGKTFKSIAKGEVDLDGTDDDAAEQEKADEESFAALREWLGKTLSEHVKEVRLSNRLTTSPACLVGDTHDLPPALVKMYQQAGQEVPMAKRILELNPKHALVTGLRDAHASGGDTEALTETAELLYGMALLAEGSELPDPQRFTTLLSNRLAASL; encoded by the coding sequence ATGGTCCACTCCATCTACTCGAACAAGGACGTCTTCCTGCGTGAGCTGATCTCGAACGCCTCGGACGCCTTGGACAAGCTGCGCCTGGAGGCGTTCCGCAACAAGGACCTCGAGGTCGAGATCGACGACCTCCACATCGACCTGGAGGTGGACCGCGCCGCGAGGACGTTGACGGTGCGCGACAACGGCATCGGCATGTCGCGCGACGAGGTCGTGGGCCTCATCGGCACGATCGCGAAATCGGGGACCGCCGAACTGATCCAGAAACTCCGCGAGGCCAAGAACACCGACGGTGCCGCGTCCGCCGACCTCATCGGCCAGTTCGGCGTCGGCTTCTACTCGGCGTTCATGGTGGCCGACACCGTCACCCTGGTGACCAAGAAGGCCGGGCAGGCCGAGGCGACCCGCTGGTCGTCCGACGGCGCCGGAACCTACACGGTCGAGACGATCGCCGACAGCGAGTCCGTGCCGCACGGCACCGCCGTGACCCTCCACCTCAAACCCGAGGACACCGAGGACCAGCTGCACGACTACACCGATGAGCGCACGTTGCGGGACATCGTGCGCCGGTACTCCGACTTCGTCACCTGGCCCATCCGGTTGGAGACCGAGAAGACCGAGGACGGCAAGACGACCCGCCGGTGGGAGACCATCAACTCCCGCAAGGCGTTGTGGGCGCGGCCGAAGGACGAGGTCTCCGAGGAGGAGTACCGCGAGTTCTACAAGCACATCAGCCACGACTGGCTCGACCCGCTGCGCACCATCACGGTGAAGGCGGAGGGCACGTTCGAGTACCAGGCGCTGCTGTTCCTGCCCTCCCGCGCGCCGATGGACCTGTACTACCGCGACGCCAAACGCGGGGTGCAGCTCTACGTCAAGCGCGTGTTCATCATGGACAACTGCGAAGCGCTGATCCCTGACTACCTGCGCTTCGTCAAGGGCGTGGTGGACGCGCAGGACCTGTCGCTCAACGTCTCGCGCGAGATCCTGCAGCAGGACCGCCACATCCAGCTCATGCGGCGCCGCCTGGTGAAGAAGGTGCTCGGCTCGATCAAGGAGATGATGGCCGACGACCGCGGCCGCTACGACACCTTCTGGCGCGAGTTCGGACGGGTGGTCAAGGAGGGGCTGGTCGAGGATCCGGACAACCGCAAGGCGATCCTCGACATCGCGTCGTTCGCGTCCACGCACCACTCCGAGGACCTGACGACCCTGCGGGATTACCTCGACCGCGCCAAGGACGACCAGGAGCACATCTACTACCTCACGGGGGCGTCGCGGTCGGTCATCGAGAACTCGCCGCACATGGAGGCGTTCCGGGCCAAGGGGCTCGAGGTGCTGATCCTCACCGACCCGATCGACGAGTTCTGGGTCGAGCAGGTCGGTGAGTACGAGGGCAAGACCTTCAAATCGATCGCCAAGGGGGAGGTCGACCTCGACGGCACCGACGACGATGCCGCCGAGCAGGAGAAGGCCGACGAGGAGAGCTTCGCCGCTCTGCGCGAATGGTTGGGCAAGACGCTGTCCGAGCACGTCAAGGAGGTGCGGCTGTCGAACCGACTCACCACCTCGCCCGCGTGCCTCGTCGGCGACACCCACGACCTGCCGCCCGCGTTGGTGAAGATGTACCAGCAGGCGGGGCAGGAGGTCCCGATGGCCAAGCGGATCCTGGAGCTCAACCCCAAGCACGCTCTGGTGACCGGACTGCGCGACGCCCACGCCTCCGGCGGGGACACGGAGGCGCTGACCGAAACGGCCGAACTGCTCTACGGCATGGCGCTGTTGGCCGAGGGCAGCGAACTGCCCGATCCGCAACGGTTCACCACGCTGTTGTCGAACCGGCTGGCCGCATCGCTGTGA
- a CDS encoding acyl-CoA dehydrogenase family protein — MTATQPREALAAARDLAPTLARRAAAHDEAGVFPQADFDDLRAAGLLGLMVPTRLGGAGASFTEYTEVAVELATGSGATALIFNMHASVTGALAHVPDDVARSLGASDGYFAARDRILADAAAGALYAVAMSERGAGSRLSRLATRYERRDDGFRIVGSKAFVSGAGHADAYLVAAKAPEPGADGGPIVSYFLVPAGAGVTVEPTWDALGMRATGSHDLHLDVTVPTDALLGGVEGLALPLAQVMPHWLVASYAAVYVGVARSALEAASRHLRDRGLTQLPAARARIGRADAEVAAARLAVAEAARRVDADPAALDTRRWVWRAKLLAGDTAARVTASMVEAAGTSVTRRGHALERLFRDARCGALQPPPSDVCADWLGVAGLGGDPERDTAVPRW; from the coding sequence ATGACGGCGACGCAACCACGGGAGGCCCTCGCCGCGGCGCGGGATCTGGCACCGACCCTGGCGCGTCGCGCCGCCGCGCACGACGAGGCCGGAGTGTTCCCGCAGGCCGACTTCGACGACCTGCGGGCCGCGGGCCTGCTGGGGCTGATGGTGCCCACCCGGCTCGGCGGGGCCGGAGCCAGTTTCACCGAGTACACCGAGGTCGCCGTCGAACTCGCCACCGGTTCGGGGGCCACCGCCTTGATCTTCAACATGCACGCCTCGGTGACCGGCGCGCTGGCCCACGTGCCCGACGACGTGGCCCGCTCGTTGGGCGCTTCGGACGGTTACTTCGCCGCCCGCGACCGAATCCTGGCCGACGCCGCCGCCGGTGCGCTGTACGCCGTGGCCATGAGCGAACGCGGCGCGGGCTCACGACTGTCACGCTTGGCCACCCGCTACGAACGTCGGGACGACGGTTTCCGGATCGTCGGTTCGAAGGCGTTCGTGTCCGGCGCGGGGCACGCCGACGCCTACCTCGTGGCGGCGAAGGCCCCCGAACCGGGCGCCGACGGCGGGCCGATCGTGTCGTACTTCCTGGTCCCGGCGGGGGCCGGGGTGACCGTCGAGCCCACCTGGGACGCGTTGGGCATGCGGGCGACCGGCAGTCACGACCTGCACTTGGACGTCACCGTCCCCACCGACGCGCTGCTGGGCGGGGTGGAGGGGCTGGCGTTGCCGCTGGCGCAGGTCATGCCGCACTGGCTGGTGGCCTCCTACGCCGCGGTCTACGTCGGGGTGGCGCGATCCGCGCTCGAGGCCGCCTCGAGGCACCTGCGGGACAGAGGGTTGACGCAGCTGCCCGCCGCGCGGGCGCGGATCGGGCGGGCCGACGCGGAGGTGGCCGCGGCTCGACTCGCCGTCGCCGAGGCGGCCCGGCGGGTCGACGCCGATCCGGCCGCGCTCGACACGCGCCGCTGGGTGTGGCGCGCGAAGCTGTTGGCCGGGGACACGGCGGCCCGCGTCACCGCGAGCATGGTGGAGGCGGCGGGCACGTCGGTCACGCGACGCGGCCACGCCCTGGAGCGCCTCTTCCGTGACGCGCGCTGCGGCGCACTGCAACCGCCTCCGTCAGACGTCTGCGCCGACTGGCTCGGGGTGGCCGGGCTGGGCGGCGATCCGGAACGGGATACGGCAGTCCCCCGATGGTGA
- a CDS encoding catalase: MKESKLTETQGHVSASNNATGSTLDSGAPAVSDRNSLSVGSNGPLLLHDVRLVETLAHFNRERVPERNPHAKGAGAFGVFETTEDVSRYTKAALFQKGARTEMLARFSTVAGEQGSPDTWRDVRGFALKFYTSEGNYDLVGNNTPVFFVRDPMKFPHFIRSQKRLPGTGLRDHNMQWDFWTLNPESAHQVTYLMGDRGLPRTWRHMNGYGSHTYMWVNAQGERFWVKYHFKTNQGIECMTDEEAERLAGTDADFHRRDLAEAIERGEYPSWTLYVQVMPYEDAKNYRFNPFDLTKVWPHSDYPLIKVGTMTLNRNPENFFAEIEQAAFAPSNLVPGIGVSPDKMLLGRTFAYADAQRARIGTNYFQLPVNKPKVPTNSYTFDGHMTYEHSGTAPVYAPNSYGRGWSDETGPVEDGWEADGELVRSAYELHPEDDDFTQPGTLVREVFDDAQRERFVRTVAGHLADGVVEPVLSRAFQYWRNVDENIGERIEKAYYEIKK, encoded by the coding sequence ATGAAGGAGAGCAAATTGACCGAAACGCAGGGCCATGTCTCCGCTTCGAACAACGCGACGGGCTCCACACTCGATTCCGGCGCTCCCGCCGTCAGCGACCGCAACTCGTTGAGTGTGGGCAGCAACGGACCGCTGCTGCTGCACGACGTCCGGCTGGTCGAGACCCTCGCGCACTTCAACCGCGAGCGGGTGCCCGAGCGTAACCCGCACGCCAAGGGTGCCGGTGCGTTCGGTGTCTTCGAGACCACCGAGGACGTCTCCCGTTACACGAAGGCGGCCCTGTTCCAGAAGGGCGCCAGGACCGAGATGCTGGCCCGGTTCTCCACCGTGGCCGGTGAGCAGGGTTCCCCTGACACCTGGCGTGACGTGCGTGGTTTCGCGCTGAAGTTCTACACCTCCGAGGGCAACTACGACCTCGTCGGTAACAACACCCCGGTGTTCTTCGTGCGCGACCCGATGAAGTTCCCGCACTTCATCCGTTCGCAGAAGCGCCTGCCCGGCACCGGTCTGCGTGACCACAACATGCAGTGGGACTTCTGGACCCTCAACCCCGAGTCCGCCCACCAGGTGACCTACCTCATGGGTGACCGTGGCCTGCCGCGGACGTGGCGCCACATGAACGGCTACGGCTCCCACACCTACATGTGGGTCAACGCCCAGGGCGAGAGGTTCTGGGTGAAGTACCACTTCAAGACCAACCAGGGCATCGAGTGCATGACCGACGAGGAGGCCGAGCGTCTGGCCGGCACCGACGCCGACTTCCACCGTCGGGACCTCGCCGAGGCCATCGAGCGCGGCGAGTACCCGAGCTGGACCCTGTACGTGCAGGTGATGCCGTACGAGGACGCGAAGAACTACCGGTTCAACCCGTTCGACCTGACCAAGGTGTGGCCGCACTCGGACTACCCGCTCATCAAGGTCGGCACCATGACGTTGAACCGGAACCCGGAGAACTTCTTCGCCGAGATCGAGCAGGCCGCGTTCGCGCCGTCGAACCTCGTTCCGGGTATCGGTGTCTCGCCGGACAAGATGCTGCTCGGCCGTACCTTCGCCTACGCCGACGCGCAGCGGGCCCGCATCGGCACCAACTACTTCCAGCTGCCGGTGAACAAGCCGAAGGTGCCGACCAACTCCTACACCTTCGACGGTCACATGACCTACGAACACTCCGGTACGGCACCGGTCTACGCCCCCAACTCCTACGGACGTGGCTGGTCCGACGAGACCGGACCGGTGGAGGACGGTTGGGAGGCCGACGGCGAGCTGGTGCGCAGCGCCTACGAGCTGCACCCGGAGGACGACGACTTCACGCAGCCGGGCACGCTGGTGCGTGAGGTCTTCGACGACGCCCAGCGTGAGCGGTTCGTCCGGACGGTCGCCGGTCACCTGGCCGACGGTGTCGTCGAACCGGTGCTCTCCCGCGCCTTCCAGTACTGGCGCAACGTCGACGAGAACATCGGCGAGCGCATCGAGAAGGCCTACTACGAGATCAAGAAGTAA
- a CDS encoding Fur family transcriptional regulator, with the protein MPTSHHDLLRQAGLRVTAPRLAVLAEVEAAPHSDADTIRNGVSDRLGAVSTQAVYDILRALTDAGILRRTEPAGSPSRYEVARGDNHHHLVCRACGEVVDVPCAIGEAPCLHASVDHGFLVDTAEVIYWGYCPDCLSESA; encoded by the coding sequence GTGCCGACCTCCCACCACGACCTGTTGCGCCAGGCGGGGCTGCGGGTGACCGCGCCCCGTCTGGCCGTACTCGCCGAGGTCGAAGCCGCTCCCCACTCCGATGCGGACACCATCCGCAACGGCGTGTCCGATCGGTTGGGGGCGGTGTCGACCCAGGCGGTGTACGACATCCTGCGCGCGCTCACCGACGCCGGGATCCTCCGGCGCACCGAGCCCGCGGGGTCACCGAGTCGGTACGAGGTCGCCCGGGGCGACAACCACCACCACCTGGTCTGCCGTGCGTGTGGGGAGGTCGTCGACGTGCCGTGCGCCATCGGGGAGGCGCCGTGTCTGCACGCCAGCGTCGACCACGGCTTCCTCGTTGACACCGCCGAGGTCATCTACTGGGGCTACTGCCCCGACTGTCTGTCCGAATCCGCCTGA
- a CDS encoding alcohol dehydrogenase family protein — MTARPSTMAAVLLTGHGGLEKLEYRTDVPIPRPAADEVLIQVGAAGVNNTDINTRIGWYSKGVTAETGAGGAAGFESVDAADAAWSGTALRFPRIQGADVCGRIVDVGEGVPRARIGERVLVRTMLRAPVEDRPFECWTFGSECDGGFAQFTVAPARDTYAVRSDRSDVELAALPCSYSTAENMLRRAFVGAERVLVTGASGGVGLAAVQLAKRRGATVVAVCSAAKAAEVRAQGADRTVGRGADLVGALGASSVDVVIDLVGGSQCPELLGLLRPGGRYAIAGAIAGPIAEIDLRTLYLKDLSVFGCTCQGDEVFENLIGYIEREEIRPVVSRTYPLREIAQAQRDFLAKKYPGKLVLVPPALDRTG; from the coding sequence TTGACAGCACGGCCGAGCACCATGGCCGCCGTGCTGCTGACCGGTCACGGCGGCTTGGAGAAACTCGAATACAGAACGGATGTCCCGATCCCGCGTCCTGCTGCGGATGAGGTGCTCATCCAGGTCGGTGCGGCCGGGGTGAACAACACCGACATCAACACGCGGATCGGCTGGTATTCGAAGGGCGTCACCGCGGAGACCGGTGCGGGCGGGGCGGCGGGCTTCGAGTCCGTCGACGCGGCGGACGCGGCGTGGTCGGGCACTGCCCTGCGGTTCCCTCGCATCCAGGGTGCGGATGTCTGCGGCCGGATCGTCGACGTGGGCGAGGGGGTCCCGCGGGCTCGCATCGGTGAACGGGTCCTGGTGCGCACCATGCTGCGCGCCCCCGTCGAGGATCGGCCGTTCGAGTGTTGGACCTTCGGCAGCGAGTGCGACGGTGGGTTCGCTCAGTTCACGGTCGCGCCCGCTCGGGACACGTATGCCGTGCGCAGTGACCGGAGTGACGTGGAACTGGCCGCCCTGCCGTGTTCCTATTCGACCGCCGAGAACATGCTGCGCCGGGCGTTCGTCGGAGCGGAGCGGGTGCTGGTGACGGGCGCTTCGGGTGGTGTCGGGTTGGCGGCGGTGCAGCTTGCGAAACGTCGGGGCGCGACGGTCGTCGCGGTCTGCTCGGCCGCGAAGGCCGCCGAGGTGAGGGCCCAGGGCGCCGATCGGACCGTCGGCCGTGGCGCGGATCTGGTGGGTGCCCTCGGCGCGTCGTCCGTCGACGTGGTGATCGACCTCGTCGGCGGCTCGCAATGCCCGGAACTGTTGGGCCTGTTGCGTCCCGGGGGCCGGTACGCGATCGCGGGCGCCATCGCGGGTCCGATCGCGGAGATCGACCTGCGCACGCTGTATCTCAAGGATCTGTCGGTGTTCGGCTGCACGTGCCAGGGGGACGAGGTCTTCGAGAACCTGATCGGATACATCGAGCGCGAGGAGATACGTCCGGTCGTCTCGCGCACGTATCCGTTGCGGGAGATCGCCCAGGCGCAACGGGACTTCCTCGCCAAGAAGTATCCCGGGAAGTTGGTGCTCGTCCCACCCGCTCTCGACCGCACCGGTTGA